The following are encoded together in the Glycine max cultivar Williams 82 chromosome 8, Glycine_max_v4.0, whole genome shotgun sequence genome:
- the LOC100787998 gene encoding SUPPRESSOR OF ABI3-5 isoform X4, with translation MDPGRYALHQGWDNNSALEGYGAVHDPNFRVGGSYDERRFIDERYPRDAVYQRNNFHRDILDREAYLPPGPPVGHWSQAKRRGYDEDYALDRESRRFQRPYHESYNQIDGFRDREIDTYPEYERFRDGYTGIENYGDRGYDKPARFVGNDHGDDYAYDDDYDYKSRASSHHHREDSHERDYDHSRHSYDSDYERGSRRDSNWRQRESRDRERDKRGHSRERDLSPHRRRERSRSHSRSRSRSHSHSHSRSQSRGHDDHPRSRSPRGRSHGRSYKADSYSDSRYDKSERRRDRDDKRQREHYSVAPSATVVVKGLSQKTTEEDLYQILAEWGPLRHVRVIKERNSGVSRGFAFIDFPSMGAAQGMMDKLGDDGLVVDGRKLFFEYSSKPTGGPGPDGAMKSGHNYKSITVPSDWMCTICGYINFARRTSCYQCNEPRTDDAPAADISLSNSAAIGKKGSEAGPTHVLVVRGLDENADEEMLRYEFSKHAPIKDLRLVRDKFTHVSRGFAFVHFYSVDDATKALEATNGTMLEKNGQILRVAYAKSILGPGSGTSGTSQSSSLAAAAIEAATFAQQYDSVGWAPKEYNPDAKQSTGPEVGAPQSGFVWDEASGYYYDAASGFYYDGNTGLYYDGNNGIWYSYDHQTQQYTPCTDQNQNKTSNNESEPSKVSDSSESKKVISAPATTVASVEKPASLADAVQAAAAAALAAEKKEKEKSKEIKLASKSSILANKKKMNNVLTMWKQRSHEGQATRVALEDNQPSVSADDRSYSSGHSAKNKLKNETMVRESNASNPGSHTTLAQVAAIDSRAQPRPVSNSLGGTVMGVIRGSGRGVVKSDTYSGSTSVASSMPSLPSANADAQTFATPFRTDVSALGSYTPSATVGSGRRRFSEMPQSASTHKEQPQTTYRDRAAERRSLYGSSSSVGNDLADLEIGDSRTRKGWEWNDRACPGTSHRK, from the exons ATGGATCCTGGTCGCTATGCTCTGCATCAAGGCTGGGATAATAACAGC GCTCTTGAGGGATACGGCGCCGTCCACGACCCCAACTTCCG GGTTGGTGGTTCCTATGACGAGCGAAGGTTTATAGATGAAAGATATCCAAGGGATGCTGTTTACCAGAGAAATAATTTCCACCGTGACATTTTGGATAGGGAGGCCTATCTGCCACCTGGACCTCCTGTTGGCCACTGGAGTCAAGCCAAACGGAGAGGTTATGATGAAGATTATGCACTTGACAGGGAATCTAGACGTTTTCAGAGGCCCTATCATGAATCGTATAATCAGATTGATGGTTTCAGGGATCGTGAGATTGACACCTATCCAGAATATGAAAGGTTTCGGGATGGCTATACTGGCATTGAAAACTATGGTGATCGAGGATATGATAAACCTGCCAGGTTTGTTGGAAATGACCATGGTGATGATTATGCATATGATGATGATTATGACTACAAGTCTCGAGCGTCCTCTCATCATCATAGGGAGGATAGCCATGAGAGGGATTATGATCATAGTCGACATAGTTATGATTCTGATTATGAAAGAGGTAGTAGAAGAGATAGTAATTGGAGGCAACGCGAATCACGTGATCGGGAAAGAGATAAGAGAGGTCATAGTCGGGAAAGAGATCTGAGTCCACATAGGAGACGTGAGCGTTCTCGTTCCCATTCTCGTTCTCGATCCCGGTCTCATTCCCATTCTCATTCCCGATCTCAATCTCGTGGACATGATGACCATCCAAGATCTAGGTCCCCTCGAGGTCGAAGCCATGGTCGAAGTTATAAGGCAGATAGCTATTCTGACAGTCGATATGACAAAAGCGAAAGACGTAGGGATCGTGATGATAAACGTCAGCGAGAGCATTATTCTGTG GCCCCATCTGCAACTGTTGTTGTGAAAGGTCTTTCACAGAAGACAACTGAAGAAGATCTATACCAAATCCTT gcTGAATGGGGTCCCCTCCGTCATGTTCGTGTTATAAAGGAGAGAAATTCTGGCGTCTCTCGTGGATTTGCATTCATTGATTTTCCTTCTATG GGAGCTGCACAAGGAATGATGGACAAACTAGGAGATGATGGCCTTGTTGTGGATGGcagaaaacttttctttgaatatag TAGTAAGCCAACCGGAGGTCCTGGTCCAGATGGAGCTATGAAATCAGGTCATAATTATAAGAGCATTACGGTTCCATCTGATTGGATGTGTACTATATGTGGCTACATTAATTTTGCGCGCCGGACTTCCTGCTATCAG TGTAATGAGCCACGAACTGATGATGCACCTGCAGCAGATATTTCATTGTCAAATTCAGCAGCTATAGGAAAGAAAGGTTCAGAGGCAG GTCCAACTCATGTGCTTGTTGTCCGTGGATTGGATGAAAATGCTGATGAGGAAATGCTCCGCTATGAGTTTTCCAAACATGCTCCGATTAAG GATCTGCGTCTTGTGAGAGACAAGTTTACTCATGTCTCAAGGGGATTTGCATTTGTACACTTTTATTCG GTCGATGATGCTACCAAAGCTCTCGaggcaacaaatggaactatgCTAGAAAAGAATGGGCAGATTCTAAGAGTGGCGTATGCAAAAAGTATCCTAGGCCCTGGATCAGGAACATCAGGAACTTCCCAATCAAGCAGTCTTGCAGCTGCTGCTATTGAGGCTGCGACATTTGCCCAACAG TATGATTCTGTGGGATGGGCTCCAAAAGAATACAATCCAGATGCCAAACAATCTACTGGTCCAGAAGTTGGTGCTCCACAATCAGGCTTTGTTTGGGATGAAGCATCGGGCTATTACTATGATGCTGCTTCTGGGTTTTACTATGATGGAAATACTG GTCTTTACTATGATGGTAATAATGGGATTTGGTATTCATATGACCACCAAACTCAGCAGTACACACCTTGCACTGATCAAAATCAGAATAAAACGTCTAATAACGAGTCTGAACCTTCTAAGGTATCTGATAGTTCTGAAAGTAAAAAGGTCATTTCTGCACCAGCTACTACTGTTGCTTCAGTTGAGAAGCCAGCTTCATTGGCAGATGCTGTACAGGCTGCAGCAGCTGCTGCTTTAGCTGcagagaagaaagagaaagaaaaatcaaaggaaaTAAAACTTGCCTCAAAAAGCAGTATACTggcaaacaagaaaaaaatgaacaatgtGTTGACCATGTGGAAGCAAAGGAGCCATGAGGGGCAGGCTACTCGAGTGGCTCTGGAAGACAATCAGCCTTCTGTTTCAGCTGATGATAGGTCATATTCTTCTGGGCATTCTGCAAagaataagttaaaaaatgagACTATGGTAAGGGAAAGTAATGCTTCTAATCCGGGAAGTCACACAACTCTTGCCCAGGTTGCTGCTATTGATTCTCGGGCACAGCCACGGCCTGTTAGTAATAGCCTTGGAGGCACTGTGATGGGGGTTATAAGGGGCTCAGGAAGAGGGGTTGTTAAATCAGATACTTATTCAGGTTCTACATCTGTTGCATCATCTATGCCAAGTTTACCTTCAGCGAATGCTGATGCACAGACATTTGCTACTCCCTTTAGAACAGATGTATCTGCCCTGGGTTCATATACACCATCTGCGACTGTTGGAAGTGGTCGAAGAAGGTTTTCGGAAATGCCTCAATCTGCTTCAACTCACAAGGAACAACCTCAAACAACTTACAGGGACCGTGCAGCTGAGAGGAGGAGTTTGTATGGCTCATCATCTTCAGTTGGAAATGATTTAGCTGACCTTGAAATTGGGGATTCAA GGACTAGGAAAGGATGGGAGTGGAATGATAGAGCCTGTCCTGGCACAAGCCACAGAAAATAG